The Pseudomonadota bacterium genome segment GTCGGCTTCGCGGCATGGCCATGCGCTCGGCGTTCCCTTGGAACGGCCAAGCTCCCACACAGATCGACGTAGGCAGGGACAGTTGTGGGAGCCGCGTCGTCACACCGTGACACGCGGCGAAGTGGCGGCGCGAGATTCGGCTGCGTGGCACCGACATTCGTCCGGCGTCCCAACGGGACGGCCGAACTCCCACAAAGTCCGAGGCTGGCGGGTCACCGCTGTGGGAGCCGCGTCGTCACACCGTGACACGCGGCGAAGCGGCGGCGCGAGATTCGGCTGCGCGGCACTGACATTCGTCCGGCGTCCCAACGGGACGGCCGAACTCCCACAAAGTCCGAGGCTGGCGGGTCACCGCTGAGGGAGCCGCGCCGTTGCGGAGCAACACGCGGCGAAACGGCGGACGCTAGATCGCGAGGTACTCGTTGCGCAGGGCCTCATCGTTGAGCACGGCCTCGGCGCTGCCGTCGTAGACGACGTGGCCGGTGTCGAGGATCACGGCGCGGTCGGCGAGGCTGAGTGCAGCGACGGCGTTCTGCTCCACGATGACGGTCGTGATGCCGATGTCACGGATCTGGCTGATGACCTTCTCGATCTCCTGCACGATGACCGGCGCGAGCCCCTCGTAGGGCTCGTCGAGCAGCAGCAGCTTCACGTCGCGGGCGAGCGCGCGGGCGACGGCCAGCATCTGCTGCTCGCCACCGGACAGTGTCGTGCCTTCCTGCGTGCGGCGTTCACCGAGCCGCGGGAACAGCTCGTAGATCCGCTCGAAGGACCAACCGACCGGTGGGGCAATCTGCGCCAACTGCAGGTTTTCTTCTACCGTCAGGCCCTGGATGATCCGGCGATCCTCCGGCACCAGCACCAGACCGGCTTGCGCGGCCTCGTGGCTCTTCATCTCGTGCAGAGCCTGGCCGTTGAGCCAGACTTCGCCCTTGCGCACTTCAGGGTCACCGACCCGCGCGAGTGACCGCAAGGTCGAGGTCTTGCCGGCGCCGTTGCGTCCGAGCAGCGCGAGCACCTCGCCCTCGTTGACGTCGAAGCTGACACCCTGAACGATATAACTCTCGCCGTAGTACGCGTGGATGTCACGCACGCTGAAGTAGGGGCGGTTGCCCGACGGTGCTGAGCTCGCGCCCAGGCTGACTTGTGCGTTCATCAGGGGGACCCTCAGACTTGCGCTTCGCCGAGGTACGCTTCACGCACCTTCGGGTGGCCTTTGATGTTCTCGGGCGTCTCCTCGACCAGTGGCGTGCCCTGCGCCAACACCGTGATGCGTTCGGCGAGCGAAAACACCACGTGCATATCGTGCTCGATAATCGCCATCGTGATGTCGCGGCTGTCGTGGATTTCCTTGAGCAGGTCGATGGTGTTGTTGGTGTCCGCCCGCGCCATGCCTGCCGTCGGTTCGTCGAGCAACAGCAGCTTGGGTTCCTGCACCAGACACATCGCCATCTCGAGTCGGCGTTTGTCACCGCGGCTCAGCGACGCCGCGTTGATGTGCCGTTTGTCCTGCATGGTGACGTCGACGAGGATGCGCTCGGCCATCTCCTGGATGTCGCGTTGGCCGCGCACTGCGCCCCAGGCGTTGAGCTCGAAGGCGCCGTCGCGCTTGGCGAAGCAGGGAATCATGACGTTTTCGAGGACCGAGAGGTCGCCGAAGATCTCCGGGGTCTGGAACACCCGGCTGATGCCCATCTGGTTGATTTCGTGCGGGTCGCGCCCGAGCACCGATTGGCCCGCGAAGGTCACGGTGCCGGAGTCGGGGATCAGCATGCCCACGAGGCAGTTCAACAGCGTCGACTTGCCCGCACCGTTCGGTCCGATGATCGCGTGAACCGAGTTCTGCGCCACACTGAGGTTGACGTCACCGAGAGCCTGCAAGCCGCCGAAGCGCTTGTTGACCCCTTTCACTTCCAGAATGCCCATGACCGCGACCCTCAGTTCGACGACGCTGTGTCAGCAGCGCCTTTTTTCTTGCGGCGGAAGAGCCCGGCGAAGCGCTGGCCACCCTCGACCAAACCGCCCGGCAGGAAGATCACCACGAGCATGAACATCAGGCCGAGTGTGAGGTGCCAGCCCTTGCCGATGAACGGGTGGATCACCGCGACCATGACGTCCTCGATGCCGTCCGGCATGAAGGCAAACCACTGGTGCAGCAGGTTGTCGTTGATCTTGGAGAAGATGTTCTCGAAGTACTTGATCAGGCCTGCGCCGAGGACGGGGCCGATCAGGGTGCCGACACCGCCGAGGATGGTCATCAACACCACTTCGCCAGAGGCGGTCCACTGCATGCGCTCTGCGCCGGCGAGGGGGTCCATCGACACCATCAGTCCACCGGCAAGGCCGGCGTACATGCCGGAAATGACAAAGCAGGCGAGCATGTAGGGCTTGGTGTTGAGGCCGGTGTAGTTCAGGCGACGCTGGTTCGACTTCACGGCGCGCAGCATCATGCCGAACGGCGAGCGGAAGATGCGGATGGCGGTGTAGAACGCCACCAGCAGGATCACCGCGCAGAGGTAGTAGCCGGCGTTGAAGGTCCAGAGCCAGCCGCCCACAGCCAACTCGTAGGACGCGCGCATCTCGAGCCCGAACAGCTCGGGTGCCGGGATGTTGCCGTTCTGCGTGGTGCCGCCGCCCAGGAACTCTGGAAAGATACGCGGGTCGGTCAGGCCGGTTTGCAAGCCCGTCTCCCCGCCGGTGATCGGCGTCAGCACCGAGGCGGCGAGGGCGAAGGACATCTGCGCGAACGCGAGAGTCAGGATCGAAAAGTAGATGCCCGAGCGTCGCAAGGAGATGTAGCCGATCAGCACGGAGAAGAGGCCGGCGACCACGGTTGAAACGACGATCGCCGGGATCACGTTGATGGTCAGCAGTTTCAGCATCCAGACGCCGGCGTAGGAGCCGACGCCGAGGAAGGCCGCGTGGCCGAAGGACAGGTAGCCCGTCAGCCCGAAGAGGATGTTGAAGCCGATCGCGAAGATGCCAAAGATGACGAAACGCTGCATCAGGTCCGGGTAGCCCGCGTTGAATTGGGCGAGTGCCGAGTCCTCGGGAAAGGGGTTGAGGATGATCGGGGCTGCCGCGACGAGCACGGCGACGATCAGCAGCAAACCGGTGTCTTTTTTATCGAGTCCGAACACGATCAGTCCTCCATCACGCCTTTGCGGCCCAGCAAGCCTCGCGGCCGCGTCAGCAAGATGATGATGGCCACGAGGTAGATGACCACCTGGTTGATACCGGGCAGGGCTTCGATCACGGACTGCAGCGACGCGAAGCTTTCCAGAACGCCAAGCACGAAACCGGCGAGCACGGCGCCGCCGAGGGAGCCCATGCCGCCGACCACGACCACCACGAAGGAAATCACCAGGAAATCCATGCCCATGTGGTAGTTCGGGGAGTTGATCGGTGTGTACATCACACCCGCGAGGCCGGCGACAGCGGCCGCGATTCCGAACATGATGGTGAACCGCCGATCGATGTCGATGCCAAGCATGCCGACCGTCTCACGGTCTGCCATGCCCGCGCGAACGACCATGCCGAAGGTCGTGAACTGCAGGAAGGCAAACACGGCAATGATCAGGATTGCCGAGAACCCGAAGTACACGATCCGCCAGTAGGGGTAGATGATGGCGCCGGCGTCACGCCCGATCAGCGCGCCGAAATCGAAGGAGCCGATGAAGGCCTCGGGCGCGGGCGTCGGGATCTGGTTGGCGCCGAAGTAGTATTTGACAATTTCCTGCAGCACGATCGCGAGGCCGAAGGTCACCAGGATCTGGTCCGCGTGCGG includes the following:
- a CDS encoding ABC transporter ATP-binding protein, with amino-acid sequence MNAQVSLGASSAPSGNRPYFSVRDIHAYYGESYIVQGVSFDVNEGEVLALLGRNGAGKTSTLRSLARVGDPEVRKGEVWLNGQALHEMKSHEAAQAGLVLVPEDRRIIQGLTVEENLQLAQIAPPVGWSFERIYELFPRLGERRTQEGTTLSGGEQQMLAVARALARDVKLLLLDEPYEGLAPVIVQEIEKVISQIRDIGITTVIVEQNAVAALSLADRAVILDTGHVVYDGSAEAVLNDEALRNEYLAI
- a CDS encoding ABC transporter ATP-binding protein; the protein is MGILEVKGVNKRFGGLQALGDVNLSVAQNSVHAIIGPNGAGKSTLLNCLVGMLIPDSGTVTFAGQSVLGRDPHEINQMGISRVFQTPEIFGDLSVLENVMIPCFAKRDGAFELNAWGAVRGQRDIQEMAERILVDVTMQDKRHINAASLSRGDKRRLEMAMCLVQEPKLLLLDEPTAGMARADTNNTIDLLKEIHDSRDITMAIIEHDMHVVFSLAERITVLAQGTPLVEETPENIKGHPKVREAYLGEAQV
- a CDS encoding branched-chain amino acid ABC transporter permease, with amino-acid sequence MFGLDKKDTGLLLIVAVLVAAAPIILNPFPEDSALAQFNAGYPDLMQRFVIFGIFAIGFNILFGLTGYLSFGHAAFLGVGSYAGVWMLKLLTINVIPAIVVSTVVAGLFSVLIGYISLRRSGIYFSILTLAFAQMSFALAASVLTPITGGETGLQTGLTDPRIFPEFLGGGTTQNGNIPAPELFGLEMRASYELAVGGWLWTFNAGYYLCAVILLVAFYTAIRIFRSPFGMMLRAVKSNQRRLNYTGLNTKPYMLACFVISGMYAGLAGGLMVSMDPLAGAERMQWTASGEVVLMTILGGVGTLIGPVLGAGLIKYFENIFSKINDNLLHQWFAFMPDGIEDVMVAVIHPFIGKGWHLTLGLMFMLVVIFLPGGLVEGGQRFAGLFRRKKKGAADTASSN
- a CDS encoding branched-chain amino acid ABC transporter permease — translated: MDQFILQILNGLDKGSAYALIALGLTLIFGTLGVVNFAHGALFMLGAFCAVTLSRILTLSHTVVDESRTDFLGNPLKVEVPYIQDWFGEAAGQAIIDWAVPLSILFAIPIMILIGVIMERGLIKHFYKRPHADQILVTFGLAIVLQEIVKYYFGANQIPTPAPEAFIGSFDFGALIGRDAGAIIYPYWRIVYFGFSAILIIAVFAFLQFTTFGMVVRAGMADRETVGMLGIDIDRRFTIMFGIAAAVAGLAGVMYTPINSPNYHMGMDFLVISFVVVVVGGMGSLGGAVLAGFVLGVLESFASLQSVIEALPGINQVVIYLVAIIILLTRPRGLLGRKGVMED